The Deinococcus koreensis genome window below encodes:
- a CDS encoding C39 family peptidase, whose protein sequence is MRAIRFLPILFLGAASFGSAASAPPGYLLQGMPLVRQSYNACGPASISQVLAYFGLKVSMAEVSRFTRASDRSYMTAQAIVTFAPRVGMEARLYTNGSLNTVRAAIRKGLPIIALQSHITAQGRVIPHWRVVVGYDDVRQETYLMDPLLGYVKMGYIDFNRVWADHHGQFAVLYPPKLSATVKKVIG, encoded by the coding sequence GTGCGCGCCATCCGATTCCTTCCCATCCTGTTTCTCGGCGCGGCCAGTTTCGGCTCGGCGGCCTCGGCGCCGCCCGGGTATCTGCTCCAGGGAATGCCCCTGGTGCGGCAGAGCTACAACGCCTGCGGGCCGGCCTCCATTTCGCAGGTGCTCGCCTACTTCGGCCTGAAGGTGAGCATGGCCGAGGTCAGCCGCTTCACCCGCGCCAGCGACCGCTCGTACATGACCGCCCAGGCCATCGTGACCTTCGCGCCCAGGGTGGGCATGGAGGCACGCCTGTATACGAACGGCTCTCTGAACACGGTGCGGGCCGCGATCAGGAAGGGTCTGCCCATCATCGCCCTGCAGTCGCACATCACCGCTCAGGGCCGGGTGATTCCCCACTGGCGCGTGGTCGTGGGCTACGACGACGTCCGGCAGGAGACGTACCTGATGGATCCGCTGCTGGGTTACGTGAAGATGGGCTACATCGACTTCAACCGCGTGTGGGCCGACCACCACGGCCAGTTCGCAGTGCTGTACCCGCCCAAGCTGAGCGCGACCGTGAAGAAGGTCATCGGCTAG